The following are from one region of the Cyanobium gracile PCC 6307 genome:
- the pstS gene encoding phosphate ABC transporter substrate-binding protein PstS, translating into MTPPQQRPLAQLRRACLPGGLAALTLTISACGAGGGGLPSLNGAGASFPAPAYQRWAADYKTAKGSQVNYQSVGSGQGVRSFLAGSVDFGATDEALSDEDFKAGTAGKRGAVQIPMLGGTISPAYNNPDCPDLKLTQAQLADIFLGKITNWSALGCPSRPLTVVHRSDGSGTTFNFTNALACFSEEWKKKVGAGKAVQWPVGLAARGNEGVAGVIQNTAGTIGYVNQAFLRGTVKPAALQNKAGTFVLPDASSGAAALNNIKLDERLAGEDCNPEGADSYPIVAFTWILAYQSGQGEPKAEAVRTFLLWALEEERQKQAAELGFVPLSGDVLKRAREEVAKIKG; encoded by the coding sequence ATGACTCCTCCCCAGCAGAGGCCCCTTGCCCAGCTCCGCCGAGCCTGCCTGCCCGGAGGATTGGCCGCCCTGACGCTCACCATCAGCGCCTGCGGCGCCGGCGGCGGCGGTCTGCCGTCGCTGAACGGGGCCGGGGCCTCCTTCCCGGCGCCGGCCTACCAGCGCTGGGCCGCCGACTACAAGACCGCCAAAGGCTCCCAGGTCAACTACCAGTCGGTGGGCTCCGGGCAGGGGGTGCGCTCCTTCCTGGCCGGCTCGGTGGATTTCGGCGCCACCGACGAGGCGCTCAGCGACGAGGACTTCAAGGCCGGCACGGCCGGCAAGCGCGGCGCCGTGCAGATCCCCATGCTGGGCGGCACGATCAGCCCGGCCTACAACAATCCCGACTGCCCCGATCTCAAGCTGACCCAGGCCCAGCTGGCCGACATCTTCCTGGGCAAGATCACCAACTGGAGCGCCCTGGGCTGTCCATCCAGGCCCCTGACGGTGGTGCACCGCTCCGATGGCTCCGGCACCACCTTCAACTTCACCAATGCGCTGGCCTGCTTCTCCGAGGAATGGAAGAAGAAGGTGGGTGCCGGCAAGGCGGTGCAGTGGCCCGTCGGGCTGGCGGCCAGGGGCAATGAGGGCGTGGCCGGCGTGATCCAGAACACCGCCGGAACGATCGGCTATGTCAACCAGGCGTTCCTGCGCGGCACCGTGAAGCCGGCAGCGCTGCAGAACAAGGCCGGCACGTTCGTCCTGCCGGATGCCAGCTCCGGCGCGGCGGCCCTCAACAACATCAAGCTCGATGAACGCCTGGCTGGGGAGGACTGCAACCCCGAGGGGGCTGACAGCTACCCGATCGTAGCCTTCACCTGGATCCTGGCGTACCAGAGCGGACAGGGGGAGCCGAAGGCGGAGGCCGTGCGCACCTTCCTGCTCTGGGCGCTGGAGGAGGAGCGCCAGAAGCAGGCAGCAGAACTGGGATTCGTTCCCCTCAGCGGCGATGTGCTGAAGCGGGCACGGGAGGAGGTGGCCAAGATC